A genomic stretch from Sphaerodactylus townsendi isolate TG3544 linkage group LG15, MPM_Stown_v2.3, whole genome shotgun sequence includes:
- the TGFB1I1 gene encoding transforming growth factor beta-1-induced transcript 1 protein: protein MDWTSSVEGTAKGCHGYLGGINPSCVQLGSADPPPFSLGPRIVSFDALLADLETTTSHISKRPVLLTESGEAHPNGLKQDGTSDPKPPPPPYNPQQQAGPTAMPVEPIPTSALQGGSDKEHLYSTVCKPRSPKPKEGGPPPFSSSSGVLGAGLCELDRLLQELNATQFNITDEIMSQFPTSKSPSGEKGKDKSEDSSDGSSVSRSGVPAKPSATSATLELDKLMASLSDFRVQSNLPAAAPPAVSPPPAPARVSSAQLPVVSSVCPSTPVSPTQTSPAQPSGNLDSMLVMLESDLSRQGISTTAKGLCASCQKPMSLRQEWRFPGFLQENPPRERASCFPWPWKPSRRRRPFLGAAGPAKTANSTRPPDPSVHGWGCLSNSGILGKTEGITGGPTTQLNPLYPQRESLCLLRPVRFLGGKHDMGCNIIQAEPWRQSKEIPSLEKGTRGAAKLPEGGHPFCFLFLNLTVKCILFIIIIWLSGVSSLFAKVVTALGSTWHPEHFVCTHCQKEMGGSNFFEKDGAPYCERDYFQLFSPRCGLCNEPILDKMVTALDKNWHPEHFCCVKCGQPFGEEGFHEKDGKQYCRQDFYELFSTRCQGCSQAILENYISALNALWHPECFVCRECYTPFVNGSFFEHGGRPFCEIHYHKQRGSLCSGCEKPITGRCITAMARKFHPEHFVCAFCLKQLNKGTFKEQNDKPYCHPCFIKLFG, encoded by the exons GTAGTGCTGATCCCCCTCCCTTCTCGCTTGGCCCCCGTATTGTCTCATTTG ACGCGCTGCTGGCAGATCTGGAGACGACTACCTCCCATATCTCCAAACGTCCGGTTCTCCTCACAGAGTCTGGAGAAGCTCATCCCAACGGGCTGAAACAAGACGGGACCTCAGACCCCAAGCCGCCGCCTCCACCTTACAATCCTCAGCAGCAG GCTGGGCCCACAGCTATGCCCGTAGAGCCAATCCCGACCTCCGCCTTGCAAGGTGGAAGTGACAAAGAACACCTTTACAG CACGGTTTGCAAACCCCGCTCGCCCAAGCCCAAGGAGGGAGGTCCGccgcccttctcctcctccagcgGAGTCCTTGGCGCAGGCCTCTGCGAGCTGGACCGGCTCCTACAGGAACTCAACGCCACCCAGTTCAACATCACAG ATGAAATAATGTCCCAGTTTCCGACCAGCAAAAGTCCCAGCGGGGAGAAGGGCAAAGACAAGTCGGAAGATTCTTCAGATGGCAGTTCTGTATCTCG GTCTGGAGTTCCTGCAAAACCATCTGCGACATCAGCTACCCTGGAGCTGGACAAGCTGATGGCCTCTTTGTCAGATTTCCGGGTCCAGAGCAAC CTCCCTGCAGCCGCTCCGCCCGCAGTGTCTCCGCCCCCTGCTCCCGCCCGGGTGTCCTCCGCGCAACTGCCGGTGGTGTCGTCTGTCTGCCCCAGCACCCCCGTCTCACCCACGCAGACGTCCCCGGCCCAGCCCAGCGGGAACCTGGACAGCATGCTTGTCATGCTGGAGTCCGACCTCAGCCGCCAGGGGATCTCCACCACGGCCAAGGGGCTGTGCGCATCTTGCCAGAAGCCGATGTCCTTGAGGCAGGAGTGGAGATTCCCCGGCTTTCTGCAAGAG AATCCTCCCAGGGAGCGAGCAAGCTGCTTCCCCTGGCCATGGAAACCTTCCAGAAGGCGCCGGCCTTTCCTGGGCGCAGCTGGACCTGCCAAAACTGCCAACTCCACCCGGCCCCCGGATCCTTCTGTCCATGGATGGGGCTGTCTTAGCAATTCTGGGATCCTGGGCAAAACTGAAGGGATCACTGGAGGTCCAACCACACAGTTGAACCCTCTGTATCCCCAAAGAG AATCGCTCTGTTTGCTTCGGCCCGTGAGGTTTCTGGGAGGTAAACACGACATGGGGTGCAATATAATCCAGGCTGAGCCTTGGAGACAAAGCAAGGAGATTCCAAGCCTAGAGAAAGGGACGAGAGGAGCAGCGAAACTTCCGGAAGGCGGGCATCCATTTTGTTTCCTCTTCCTCAACCTGACGGTTAAATGcatcctttttattattattatttggctaTCTGGTGTGTCTTCCCTCTTTGCCAAGGTGGTAACGGCCCTGGGAAGCACATGGCACCCGGAACATTTTGTCTGCACGCACTGCCAGAAAGAAATGGGAGGCAGCAACTTCTTTGAGAAAGATGGTGCCCCTTACTGCGAGAGGGACTACTTCCAGCTCTTCTCTCCCCGCTGCGGCCTCTGCAATGAGCCCATCCTGGAT AAAATGGTGACCGCGCTGGATAAGAACTGGCACCCGGAACACTTCTGCTGCGTGAAGTGTGGGCAGCCATTTGGGGAAGAAG GTTTTCACGAGAAGGACGGGAAGCAGTACTGCCGCCAAGACTTCTACGAGCTCTTTTCCAcccgctgtcaggggtgcagcCAGGCCATCTTGGAGAACTACATCTCTGCTCTAAATGCCTTGTGGCATCCAGAATGTTTTGTCTGCAGG GAATGCTACACACCCTTTGTGAACGGGAGTTTCTTCGAGCATGGTGGCCGCCCCTTCTGCGAAATCCACTATCACAAGCAGCGAGGCTCGCTCTGTTCGGGCTGCGAGAAACCCATCACCGGCCGCTGCATCACGGCCATGGCGCGCAAGTTCCACCCGGAGCACTTCGTCTGTGCCTTCTGCCTCAAGCAGCTCAACAAAGGCACCTTCAAAGAGCAGAACGACAAGCCCTATTGCCACCCTTGTTTCATCAAGCTGTTTGGGTGA